A genome region from Dolichospermum compactum NIES-806 includes the following:
- the trxA gene encoding thioredoxin — protein MTIKKEFNSFEEMLSGSDVPVLVDFYADWCGPCQMMTPILEKVNLQLKDQLRIVKIDTEKYKELASRYGIAALPTLVLFKQGQPVNKIEGVVQVEQLVQHLKAELKIR, from the coding sequence ATGACCATTAAAAAAGAATTCAACAGCTTTGAAGAAATGCTATCTGGTTCAGATGTACCCGTATTGGTAGACTTTTATGCTGACTGGTGTGGTCCTTGTCAAATGATGACTCCTATTTTGGAAAAGGTGAATCTCCAATTGAAAGACCAGTTGCGGATTGTCAAAATTGATACGGAAAAGTATAAAGAATTAGCCAGCCGATATGGCATTGCGGCTTTACCAACCTTGGTACTATTTAAACAAGGACAACCTGTGAATAAAATTGAAGGTGTTGTGCAAGTTGAACAACTAGTACAACATCTAAAGGCAGAGCTTAAGATACGGTAG
- a CDS encoding DUF29 family protein, with the protein MEELLTLRELLLKGDMTGALAIVDELEEMSRDDKINNIRSYAVILLMHLIKQKTENRTTKSWELSIRNSIRGIQTKNQRRKAGGTYLNTDELSLAISEAYTEAVDRASLEVEEGRYEPHELAKLVNRQEICDRAMILISTNLEI; encoded by the coding sequence ATGGAAGAACTTTTGACATTAAGGGAATTACTACTTAAAGGTGATATGACTGGAGCTTTGGCAATTGTTGACGAGTTAGAAGAAATGAGCAGAGACGATAAAATCAACAACATTCGTAGCTATGCAGTAATTCTGCTTATGCATCTAATCAAGCAAAAAACAGAAAATCGCACTACGAAATCGTGGGAGCTATCAATTCGCAACTCTATACGCGGTATCCAAACCAAAAACCAGCGACGTAAAGCTGGCGGAACATACCTCAATACCGATGAATTAAGCCTAGCAATTTCTGAAGCTTATACAGAAGCAGTTGATCGCGCCTCCTTAGAGGTTGAAGAAGGACGCTATGAACCCCATGAGTTAGCCAAACTAGTCAACCGTCAAGAGATATGCGATCGCGCCATGATTTTAATCTCTACAAATCTAGAAATTTAA
- the fabG gene encoding 3-oxoacyl-ACP reductase FabG encodes MKGKQVLLTGGTGGLGLGVTPAVIAQGADVTIPYRNPQDVERLKGIISPADFARIHFIPANLEDEASVEKLVSRMTKVDVLIHLVGGFSMGKTHKYSFDDWKQQIDLNLNTTFLTCKHSLASMLENGYGRIVTVGSRAGAEPAANLAAYSAAKAGVIALTKAIAHETKNTNITANTILPSIIDTPSNRSAMGAENADKWVKPESIAQVICFLASEAAIDIRGAVIPVYGSL; translated from the coding sequence ATGAAAGGCAAACAAGTTTTACTTACAGGTGGCACAGGGGGACTCGGTTTAGGTGTAACACCCGCAGTTATCGCCCAAGGTGCAGATGTAACTATTCCTTATCGTAATCCTCAAGATGTAGAACGGCTCAAAGGAATTATTTCCCCGGCGGATTTTGCGAGAATCCATTTTATTCCTGCTAATTTGGAAGATGAAGCATCAGTAGAGAAACTGGTCAGCCGCATGACAAAAGTGGATGTGTTAATTCATTTGGTTGGTGGTTTTTCGATGGGAAAAACTCACAAATACAGCTTTGATGATTGGAAACAGCAAATAGATTTAAACTTAAATACAACTTTTTTGACTTGTAAACATAGCCTTGCAAGTATGCTGGAAAATGGCTATGGACGCATTGTAACTGTAGGTTCTCGCGCTGGTGCTGAACCTGCGGCAAATTTGGCTGCTTATTCTGCGGCAAAGGCTGGGGTGATAGCCTTAACAAAAGCGATCGCTCATGAAACCAAAAATACTAATATTACAGCTAATACCATTCTCCCCAGTATCATTGATACTCCCAGCAATAGATCTGCTATGGGTGCAGAAAACGCTGACAAATGGGTAAAACCCGAATCTATCGCCCAAGTTATCTGCTTCTTAGCCTCAGAAGCAGCTATTGATATTCGTGGCGCAGTCATTCCCGTTTATGGTAGTTTGTGA
- a CDS encoding AMP-dependent synthetase/ligase has protein sequence MTKKQSATSFSNNISAQERLALESSVDYTNIELLPEIWTLAAKKFENIIALHNPHSKPEVKITYGQLWDQIQRFASGLQKLGINTHNSDTLPYGERVSLIADNSPRWFIADQGIMTAGAVNAVRSAQADKEELLYIISHSGSTALVVEDVKTLNKLESGLKELPIKLVVLLSDETPPTELNFQVVNFSQLLGIGSNNTLVATKYSGETLATLIYTSGTTGKPKGVMLSHKNLLHQVKSLRAVVQPEKGDIALSILPTWHSYERSGEYFLLSQGCTQIYTNLRSVKGDLKKFKPNYMIAVPRLWESIYEGVQKQFREQPAKKQSLVKFLLNMSQKYVEARRISKGLSLNHIHTSLIERSQAKIVELALLPLHILGGKLVYTKVREATGGKIKHVISGGGALPTYIDNFFEIAGVEILQGYGLTETSPVTNARRPWRNLRGSSGQPIPGTEVKIVNPETRQPLPVGERGLVLLKGPQIMQGYYQNPEATSKAIDAEGWFDSGDLGWVTPENDLVLTGRAKDTIVLTNGENIEPQPIEDACLRSPYIDQIMLVGQDQRSIGAIIVPNLEALAAWNQSQNHTEKIDLESKIVQDLFRQELNREVQNRPSYRADDRIGPFKLIEEQFSIENGLMTQTLKIRRHVVVERYCDIIDGMFAK, from the coding sequence ATGACGAAAAAACAATCTGCAACTTCTTTCTCCAATAACATTTCTGCACAAGAACGTCTAGCATTAGAGAGTTCCGTAGATTACACAAATATTGAGTTATTACCGGAAATTTGGACTCTAGCAGCAAAGAAATTTGAGAATATTATTGCTCTACATAATCCCCACTCTAAACCAGAAGTAAAAATTACCTATGGTCAGTTATGGGATCAAATTCAAAGATTTGCGTCTGGTTTGCAGAAGTTAGGCATCAATACCCACAATAGCGACACTCTTCCCTATGGTGAACGGGTTTCCCTGATTGCTGATAATAGTCCTCGCTGGTTTATTGCCGATCAAGGTATTATGACTGCTGGAGCGGTAAATGCAGTCCGAAGCGCCCAAGCAGACAAAGAAGAATTACTTTATATTATTTCCCATAGTGGTAGTACAGCATTGGTAGTTGAGGATGTCAAAACTCTAAATAAATTAGAATCAGGTCTCAAAGAATTACCGATTAAACTCGTAGTTCTCCTTTCCGATGAGACACCACCCACAGAACTTAATTTTCAAGTGGTCAACTTTTCCCAATTATTAGGCATTGGTAGCAACAACACCTTAGTAGCGACTAAATACAGCGGCGAAACATTAGCAACCCTAATTTATACTTCTGGTACTACGGGAAAACCCAAGGGTGTGATGCTATCTCACAAAAATTTACTGCACCAAGTTAAAAGTTTAAGAGCAGTAGTACAACCGGAAAAAGGAGATATTGCCCTGAGTATTTTGCCCACATGGCATAGTTATGAACGCAGTGGTGAGTATTTTCTACTTTCTCAAGGCTGTACCCAAATTTATACTAATTTGCGGTCTGTCAAAGGGGATTTGAAGAAATTTAAACCCAATTACATGATTGCTGTTCCTCGTTTATGGGAATCAATTTATGAAGGAGTGCAAAAGCAATTCCGCGAACAACCAGCCAAAAAACAAAGTTTGGTCAAATTTTTATTGAACATGAGCCAGAAATATGTGGAAGCACGGCGTATTTCCAAGGGTTTGAGTTTAAATCACATTCACACATCACTTATTGAACGTTCCCAGGCCAAAATAGTAGAATTAGCTTTGTTACCACTCCATATACTAGGTGGAAAATTAGTTTATACTAAAGTGCGGGAAGCCACAGGCGGAAAAATTAAGCACGTCATTAGTGGTGGTGGGGCGCTACCTACATATATAGATAACTTTTTTGAAATTGCTGGTGTGGAAATTTTACAAGGTTATGGTTTGACAGAAACCTCACCAGTAACTAATGCTCGTCGTCCTTGGCGAAATTTACGGGGTTCTTCGGGGCAACCAATTCCGGGTACGGAAGTAAAAATTGTCAACCCTGAGACTCGTCAACCTCTACCAGTCGGAGAACGGGGTTTAGTGCTGCTCAAGGGTCCACAAATCATGCAGGGCTATTATCAAAATCCTGAAGCTACAAGCAAAGCTATAGATGCAGAAGGTTGGTTTGACAGTGGTGATTTGGGGTGGGTGACACCTGAAAATGACCTAGTATTAACAGGTAGAGCAAAAGACACCATTGTTTTAACCAATGGGGAAAACATTGAACCTCAGCCTATAGAAGATGCTTGTTTGCGATCGCCCTACATTGACCAAATCATGCTAGTAGGACAAGATCAACGTAGCATTGGCGCTATAATTGTTCCTAATCTAGAAGCCTTAGCAGCATGGAACCAATCTCAAAATCATACCGAAAAGATTGATTTAGAGAGTAAAATAGTCCAGGATTTGTTTCGTCAAGAATTAAATCGGGAAGTCCAAAACCGTCCCAGCTATCGAGCCGATGATCGTATTGGACCATTCAAACTGATTGAGGAACAATTCTCAATTGAAAATGGACTCATGACACAAACTCTCAAAATCCGTCGTCACGTTGTTGTGGAACGATATTGCGATATTATTGACGGGATGTTTGCTAAATAA
- a CDS encoding archaeosortase/exosortase family protein, giving the protein MLQIMLAIKRKMGRFRKVKLDHTFLLLFIFGLISAINLTLYSLVDKDVQNWSYLLLLYIGILFNIYDRRNHIAFVSKFPANFIGFCLVIIPYIKAGFLVEAIWVYWYFIALISATGLALLASGFQGIKQFQKELAIIFIFPTFIYLITRLLSVLLSRFPVALISAKITSFVLWYLGFDSVNQGVIVYVNSGAISVHEACTGIPLLLMLLRLSMMLVILSPFLLRNIYLPFILSFLISGVFSIGRLIIMALVVTDKPAFHYWHGDEGGNIFAVLSFLCFGAIILLLSPDNQIPLSPSKVTSRKSQPVSYSNVIVTISLIIILFNFWFYYSAKLGEVATYSFPQQIPLPGWQLTSSEPVSIPRKEQNLPQQTRDMEAYQMEADLREDILSGQIYHYRKTGQDLTVNFYYIPSSSSLGNIQSYYKSLAFLPDLPKLIEPLEKINPKGYHLQFSSGEKNYLTACINSMGKSTATVSQFIAYFYRPYLNPSQWLNLFNGKQTLRDKRCVWGQLSLSKADGSEAELEAVWQALLSYWQGNFPKLKN; this is encoded by the coding sequence ATGTTACAGATAATGTTAGCAATTAAACGTAAAATGGGAAGATTCAGGAAAGTTAAACTTGATCATACTTTCCTACTCCTATTCATCTTTGGGTTGATTTCTGCAATTAACTTAACACTCTACTCGCTAGTTGACAAAGATGTTCAAAACTGGTCATACCTGCTATTGCTATATATAGGTATTTTATTTAACATTTACGATAGACGCAATCACATTGCTTTTGTCAGCAAGTTTCCTGCTAATTTCATTGGTTTTTGCCTAGTTATTATTCCTTACATCAAGGCGGGTTTTTTAGTTGAAGCAATCTGGGTTTATTGGTATTTTATTGCCTTGATTAGTGCTACTGGTTTAGCCTTATTAGCATCAGGATTTCAAGGAATTAAACAATTCCAGAAAGAATTAGCAATTATTTTCATCTTTCCCACTTTCATCTATCTCATTACTCGATTATTGTCGGTATTGTTGAGTCGGTTTCCTGTTGCACTTATCTCTGCGAAAATAACCTCTTTTGTTTTATGGTACTTGGGATTTGATTCCGTGAATCAGGGGGTTATAGTTTATGTTAATAGTGGCGCCATTTCTGTACACGAGGCATGTACTGGGATACCTCTCCTGCTCATGCTATTAAGACTTTCCATGATGCTTGTCATTCTTTCTCCCTTTTTACTGAGAAATATTTATTTGCCTTTTATCCTTTCGTTCCTTATTAGTGGGGTTTTTTCCATTGGCAGATTAATAATTATGGCATTAGTGGTGACAGATAAACCCGCATTTCATTATTGGCATGGAGATGAAGGTGGTAATATCTTTGCTGTACTGTCGTTCCTATGTTTTGGAGCGATAATTTTGTTACTATCACCCGATAATCAAATTCCATTATCACCGTCAAAGGTCACCTCTCGCAAATCCCAGCCAGTGTCATATTCAAATGTAATTGTAACTATTAGTTTGATCATCATTTTATTTAATTTTTGGTTTTATTACAGCGCGAAGTTGGGTGAAGTTGCTACCTATAGTTTTCCCCAGCAAATACCTCTCCCCGGTTGGCAATTAACCTCTAGTGAACCTGTTTCTATACCGCGAAAGGAGCAAAATCTCCCACAACAGACTAGGGATATGGAAGCTTATCAGATGGAAGCCGATCTTAGGGAGGATATCCTATCAGGACAAATTTATCATTACCGAAAAACCGGACAGGATTTAACTGTGAATTTTTACTACATCCCCTCTAGTTCTAGTTTAGGCAATATTCAATCTTACTACAAGTCGTTGGCTTTTTTGCCAGATTTACCTAAGCTGATAGAGCCTCTGGAAAAGATTAACCCTAAAGGTTATCATTTACAGTTCTCCTCTGGAGAAAAAAACTATTTGACAGCCTGCATTAATTCCATGGGAAAAAGTACAGCGACAGTGAGTCAATTCATTGCCTATTTTTATCGTCCTTATCTAAATCCCTCTCAATGGTTGAATCTCTTCAACGGTAAACAGACTCTCCGTGACAAACGCTGTGTCTGGGGGCAACTCTCCTTGTCCAAAGCTGATGGTAGTGAGGCTGAATTGGAGGCTGTTTGGCAGGCTTTATTGTCTTATTGGCAGGGTAATTTCCCGAAGTTGAAAAACTAG
- the dnaK gene encoding molecular chaperone DnaK, translated as MGKVVGIDLGTTNSVVAVMEGGKPVVIANAEGMRTTPSVVGFSKEGERVVGQMARRQTVLNPQNTFFAVKRFIGRKYGELNPDSKRVPYTIRKDEVGNIKVACPRLNKEFSPEEISAMVLKKLADDASRYLGEPVTGAVITVPAYFNDSQRQATRDAGRIAGLDVLRILNEPTAASLAYGLDRGYTETILVFDLGGGTFDVSLLEVGDGVFEVKATSGDTQLGGNDFDRKVVDWLAEQFLEAEGVDLRRDRQALQRLMEAAEKAKIELSAVSVTDINLPFITATEDGPKHLETRLTRSQFEGLCVDLLSRIRTPVKRALKDAGLSPVDIEEVVLVGGSTRMPMVKQLVQDLIGIEPNENVNPDEVVAVGAAIQGSILAGELKDVLLLDVTPLSMGLETIGGVMKKLIPRNTTIPVRRSDIFSTSENNQNSVEINVVQGERDMAADNKSLGRFKLYGIPPAPRGIPQVQVSFDIDANGILQVTALDRTTGREQSITIQGASTLSESEVNRMIQDAQKYADVDRERKERVEKRTRAEALILQAERQLREVALEMGMQFARNRRQRIDNICRNLRESLQADEDRGIDQAYADLQDALYELNREVRQYYAEDEDEDLFGAIREIFVGEKEREPERDVYRSNYRQRDSSSRSVNKDYGNTGRSPNYESRPTRSKRPSYQDNWDDDDDWL; from the coding sequence ATGGGCAAGGTAGTTGGCATCGACTTGGGTACAACCAACTCAGTAGTCGCCGTCATGGAGGGTGGCAAGCCGGTGGTGATTGCCAATGCAGAAGGAATGCGAACAACCCCCTCCGTAGTTGGCTTTAGTAAAGAGGGTGAAAGGGTTGTAGGACAAATGGCTAGGCGGCAAACTGTTCTCAATCCCCAAAATACCTTTTTTGCTGTAAAACGCTTTATTGGGCGCAAGTATGGCGAATTAAACCCAGATTCAAAGCGCGTACCTTACACTATCCGTAAAGATGAAGTTGGCAATATTAAAGTTGCCTGTCCCCGTTTAAATAAGGAATTTTCTCCAGAGGAAATTTCGGCGATGGTGCTGAAAAAATTAGCTGATGATGCTAGTCGTTATTTGGGTGAACCTGTTACTGGCGCTGTAATTACTGTGCCGGCTTATTTTAATGATTCCCAACGCCAAGCTACCCGTGACGCGGGCAGAATTGCCGGTTTGGATGTGTTACGGATTCTCAATGAACCCACAGCAGCATCTTTGGCTTACGGATTAGATCGAGGTTACACAGAAACTATTCTCGTGTTTGATTTAGGTGGGGGAACTTTTGATGTGTCCTTGCTGGAGGTGGGTGACGGCGTATTTGAGGTTAAAGCTACTAGTGGAGATACTCAACTTGGTGGCAATGATTTTGACAGAAAAGTAGTTGATTGGTTGGCGGAACAGTTTTTAGAAGCAGAGGGTGTAGACTTAAGACGCGATCGCCAAGCTTTGCAAAGGTTAATGGAAGCCGCAGAAAAGGCGAAAATAGAGCTTTCTGCCGTGAGTGTCACCGATATTAATTTACCCTTCATTACAGCTACTGAGGACGGGCCAAAACACCTAGAAACTCGCCTGACGCGATCGCAATTTGAAGGTTTATGTGTAGACTTATTGAGTAGAATCAGAACACCAGTCAAACGGGCATTAAAAGATGCCGGACTTTCTCCTGTAGATATTGAAGAAGTTGTCCTCGTTGGTGGTTCTACCAGAATGCCTATGGTGAAACAGCTAGTTCAAGACTTAATTGGCATTGAACCTAATGAAAACGTCAATCCTGATGAAGTCGTCGCGGTGGGTGCAGCTATTCAGGGCAGTATTCTGGCTGGTGAACTTAAAGATGTTCTCCTGTTGGATGTCACACCCCTATCTATGGGCTTAGAAACCATCGGTGGTGTAATGAAAAAACTTATCCCTCGCAATACAACTATTCCAGTCCGCCGTTCTGATATTTTTTCTACTTCGGAAAATAACCAAAACAGCGTAGAAATTAATGTGGTTCAGGGCGAAAGGGACATGGCCGCAGATAACAAGTCCTTGGGACGGTTTAAACTCTATGGTATTCCTCCAGCACCCAGAGGTATTCCTCAAGTTCAAGTATCCTTTGATATTGATGCTAATGGGATTCTCCAGGTAACGGCACTAGATCGGACTACCGGCAGGGAACAAAGCATTACTATTCAAGGCGCTTCGACTTTGAGTGAGTCAGAAGTTAACCGGATGATTCAGGATGCTCAAAAATACGCCGATGTTGACAGAGAACGGAAAGAACGAGTTGAAAAACGTACCCGTGCTGAAGCATTAATATTACAAGCAGAACGGCAATTGCGAGAAGTGGCCTTGGAAATGGGAATGCAATTTGCCCGTAACCGTCGTCAACGCATTGATAATATTTGCCGGAATTTACGGGAAAGTTTACAAGCTGACGAAGATCGGGGAATTGATCAGGCTTATGCTGATTTACAAGATGCTCTGTATGAACTGAATAGAGAAGTCCGTCAGTATTATGCTGAGGATGAAGATGAGGATCTATTTGGCGCTATCCGGGAAATCTTTGTGGGTGAAAAAGAAAGAGAACCGGAGAGGGATGTTTACAGAAGTAATTATCGGCAACGAGATTCATCTAGCCGCAGTGTTAACAAAGATTATGGCAATACAGGGCGTTCTCCTAATTATGAAAGTCGTCCCACCCGCAGCAAACGCCCCAGCTACCAGGATAACTGGGATGATGACGATGATTGGTTATAA
- the hpsJ-A gene encoding HpsJ-like protein, cyanoexosortase A-associated, whose protein sequence is MNMKNIRESINLFFFSLVRNFIKFFRRVKLIGISFNSSDLTGLLPIIGYALVIMSFIDFIYVLSEFQLQNFESELNSIRAFTEHSWIFLIGLGFIFTRYFSENQYDIRFPEIIFQKIIRWIILLMGVAFFLAIPLVFVNTGRLLKSVNNQIIEQQKSNIEQIAQIEKGLNSGVTTAQLKLIGKNINLSPKELNLPDSQIKDSIKRNLLIAKRRISEAADQAKRQQHRNRWKNSYRTIIALFILCFTFVFVWFKIGQAF, encoded by the coding sequence ATGAACATGAAGAACATTAGAGAAAGCATTAATTTATTCTTTTTCTCTTTAGTCAGGAATTTTATCAAATTTTTCCGTCGGGTTAAATTAATAGGAATCTCATTTAATAGTAGTGATCTGACTGGTCTATTACCAATCATCGGTTATGCTCTTGTGATTATGTCATTCATAGACTTTATCTATGTTCTTTCTGAGTTCCAACTCCAAAACTTTGAAAGTGAACTTAATTCTATTAGAGCATTCACTGAACACAGTTGGATTTTTTTGATTGGTTTGGGGTTTATTTTTACTCGCTATTTTAGCGAAAATCAATATGACATCCGCTTTCCAGAAATTATTTTTCAAAAAATTATTCGCTGGATAATCCTATTGATGGGAGTCGCATTTTTCCTCGCAATTCCCCTGGTTTTTGTAAATACAGGACGTTTATTAAAATCAGTAAATAATCAGATTATCGAACAGCAAAAGAGCAATATTGAACAAATAGCTCAAATAGAAAAGGGTCTGAATTCTGGAGTTACTACAGCACAACTTAAGCTTATTGGTAAGAATATCAACCTGAGTCCAAAGGAATTAAATTTACCAGATTCTCAGATCAAAGATTCAATTAAACGAAACTTACTCATTGCCAAAAGAAGAATTTCCGAAGCGGCAGATCAAGCTAAGCGACAGCAACATAGGAATAGATGGAAAAATAGTTATAGAACAATTATTGCTCTCTTTATTCTTTGTTTTACCTTTGTATTTGTTTGGTTCAAAATAGGACAGGCTTTTTAG
- a CDS encoding YlqD family protein, translated as MDVSNPQLLLKRPINVKAIVTSLWKEEVQQQLQAQINQVDQQLQQLDVEGQRAISAIQKQSVQPPGPQTLQQIDNIQLQVNQKKSELLEQKNQMLQNLQQVQLLELDQEVNQFQMESFFRIELGDNLISKMQVEVVLRDGIVEEIRGDI; from the coding sequence ATGGATGTCTCCAACCCTCAATTGCTTTTAAAACGCCCCATTAATGTCAAAGCCATAGTTACTAGTCTCTGGAAAGAGGAAGTACAACAGCAACTCCAAGCTCAGATTAATCAAGTTGACCAACAACTGCAACAACTAGACGTTGAAGGACAAAGAGCAATTAGCGCCATTCAAAAGCAAAGTGTTCAACCACCAGGACCCCAAACACTCCAACAAATTGACAATATTCAACTACAAGTCAATCAAAAGAAAAGTGAACTCCTAGAGCAGAAAAACCAAATGCTGCAAAACCTCCAGCAAGTACAATTGTTGGAATTAGATCAAGAAGTCAACCAATTTCAAATGGAAAGCTTTTTCCGCATCGAACTGGGTGATAACTTGATTAGTAAAATGCAGGTGGAAGTTGTCCTGCGTGATGGCATTGTCGAAGAAATTCGCGGAGATATCTAA
- a CDS encoding type II toxin-antitoxin system HicA family toxin, producing MASKLPGLSGQEVSRLTLKIVVIARQEAIVKKFSAILRFFTQFGFIVFTYLVRTFEKLGWRFARQSASHIILVKEGEMVTLSVPDHHEVAKGTLHGLIRTAGLTVEEFIANV from the coding sequence ATGGCATCAAAACTACCTGGTCTGAGTGGACAAGAAGTAAGTAGGTTGACGTTGAAAATTGTCGTTATAGCAAGGCAAGAGGCAATAGTAAAGAAGTTTTCAGCGATTTTACGTTTCTTTACACAGTTTGGTTTTATTGTGTTCACCTACTTAGTTCGTACCTTTGAAAAGCTGGGCTGGCGATTTGCACGCCAAAGTGCAAGTCATATAATTTTGGTCAAAGAAGGTGAAATGGTAACTTTGTCTGTTCCTGATCATCATGAGGTGGCAAAAGGGACTTTACACGGTCTGATACGAACTGCTGGGTTAACAGTAGAAGAATTTATTGCCAATGTTTAA
- a CDS encoding type II toxin-antitoxin system HicB family antitoxin yields the protein MKFNVTIDRDEDGVWMIECPSIPGCISQGATKEEALENIQDAIFACLQVRAEIGLPLTIETKQVEVLV from the coding sequence ATGAAATTCAATGTTACGATTGATCGAGATGAAGATGGTGTCTGGATGATTGAATGTCCTAGTATTCCTGGTTGCATTAGTCAGGGAGCGACAAAAGAAGAGGCTTTAGAGAATATTCAAGATGCAATTTTTGCTTGCTTGCAGGTTAGGGCAGAGATTGGCTTGCCATTGACTATTGAAACTAAACAAGTAGAAGTCTTAGTATAG
- a CDS encoding dihydrolipoamide acetyltransferase family protein has translation MSINEVFMPALSSTMTEGKIVSWVKSPGDKVEKGETVVVVESDKADMDVETFYEGYLAYIIVPAGETAPVGAAIAYIAETEAEIATAKSLANADNAAAPSTPAPIPVAVAAVASPVTAYQNGSNHQPGRVVVSPRARKLAKELKVDLNTLTGSGPYGRIVAEDVEVAVGKVQPITTPVVTAAPAPAPAPVAAPKPAPVAAPVTTPVVSSAVPGQIVPFTTLQNAVVRGMVASLSVPVFRVSYTISTDGLDKLYKQIKSKGVTMTALLAKAVAVTLQKHPILNASYSDQGIVNHPNINISVAVAMDHGGLITPVLQNADAADIYSLSRNWKSLVERARAKQLQPAEYNSGTFTLSNLGMFGVDTFDAILPPGQGSILAIGASHPQIVATADGLFGVCQQMQVTVTCDHRIIYGADAAAFLQDLAKLIETNPQSLTM, from the coding sequence ATGAGCATTAACGAAGTATTTATGCCGGCGCTGAGTTCCACCATGACCGAAGGCAAAATTGTCTCCTGGGTCAAATCGCCGGGAGATAAAGTAGAGAAAGGCGAAACGGTGGTGGTTGTCGAATCAGATAAAGCTGATATGGATGTAGAAACCTTCTATGAAGGATATCTCGCCTATATTATTGTTCCTGCCGGTGAAACCGCACCAGTCGGCGCAGCGATCGCTTATATCGCCGAAACAGAAGCAGAAATAGCCACAGCCAAGTCCCTAGCCAACGCAGATAACGCTGCTGCCCCCTCGACACCTGCCCCCATACCAGTTGCAGTTGCCGCAGTTGCCTCCCCTGTCACCGCATATCAAAATGGTTCTAACCATCAACCGGGCAGAGTCGTAGTTTCACCCCGCGCCCGTAAACTAGCCAAAGAACTCAAAGTAGATTTAAATACCCTCACCGGTAGTGGTCCCTACGGTCGCATTGTGGCGGAAGATGTAGAAGTTGCAGTTGGTAAAGTTCAGCCAATTACTACCCCTGTTGTCACTGCCGCACCAGCGCCAGCACCAGCACCAGTAGCCGCCCCAAAACCTGCGCCTGTAGCCGCACCAGTCACCACACCAGTAGTTAGTAGTGCTGTTCCCGGTCAAATAGTACCATTCACTACCTTACAAAATGCCGTAGTTCGGGGTATGGTAGCCAGTCTATCCGTACCTGTATTCCGTGTTAGTTACACAATTAGCACCGATGGACTCGATAAACTTTACAAACAAATTAAGTCTAAAGGCGTAACAATGACCGCGCTACTAGCAAAAGCTGTAGCCGTGACATTGCAAAAACACCCCATCCTCAATGCCAGCTACTCAGACCAAGGAATTGTCAATCACCCGAATATTAACATTTCCGTCGCCGTAGCCATGGATCATGGTGGTTTAATCACACCCGTTTTACAAAATGCAGATGCAGCTGATATCTACTCCTTATCTCGCAACTGGAAATCCTTAGTAGAACGCGCTAGAGCCAAACAGCTACAACCAGCAGAATACAACAGCGGTACTTTCACCCTCTCCAACTTAGGAATGTTTGGTGTAGATACCTTTGATGCCATTTTACCCCCTGGACAAGGTTCTATCCTAGCCATTGGTGCATCACATCCCCAGATAGTAGCCACAGCCGACGGCCTATTTGGTGTCTGTCAACAAATGCAAGTAACTGTTACCTGTGATCATCGTATCATTTATGGTGCTGATGCCGCCGCATTCTTGCAAGACTTAGCAAAATTGATTGAAACCAATCCTCAGTCTTTGACAATGTAA